A window of Streptomyces broussonetiae genomic DNA:
CTGACCGGAGACGAGGACGCCGACCGCGCGGCCGTGTCCGCCGCGGCCGAGGGCCCGATCGACATGGTGATCGACCTGCTCCCGCCCGCCGCGCCCAGCTCGGCGGTGCGCGCGGCGGCCATGACCGTCCGAGAGTACGGCCGCGTCGTCCTGATGGGCGGCGTCGGCATGCTCGGTGGCGCCGATCTCGCTCTTCCCTACCCGTGGATCATGCGCAACTCGGTCACCGTGCGCGGGCAGTGGGTGTGCCCACGCTCGGCCAACGTCGGCATGATCCGACTCATCGCGTCACGTGCGCTCGATCTCCGTCCCGAACGGGTCCGTACCTTTTCTCTCGACGCCGTCAACGACGCCGTCGCGTACGCCGCCGCGCACGGCGGGCCGTTCGACCGCACCGTCCTCACCCCGCCCGCCGGCCGTTGACGGACGCCGGGCCGGCCGACCGCTGCGCACCGGGGGTGTGCGGTCGGCCTGCCGGGTTCGTGCAGCGCTGGGGGCTCGCGGTCAGCCGGGAGCGTCCGCCGTGGCGCGTGGTGGGTCGGGTGTGAGGCGGGCGGCGGCGCGTTCGGCGGTGGCGGCGGCCCGGCGGCCGGTGGTCACGGTGCCGAGGATGACGATGGCGCCTCCGCAGCCGGCGATGATCCACCAGGCGGCCGGGCGGGCACCGGAGGCGACCGTGGCGCCGATCACCGCGATGCCGAGCGAGGAGCCGACCTGCCGGCTGGTGGCGGCGACCGCGGCGGCCACCCCGGCCTGGGCGCGCGGCATGCCGGACACCGCCGTGTAGGTGATGGGTGCGTTGACGAAGCCGAAGCCGAGACCGAACAGGGCGTAAGTGACGTACAGCAGGGTGTCGGACGGGTGGGCGGAGCGCGTGGCGGCTGTCGCCAGTACACCGCTGGCGGTGATGCCCGCCCCCGCGAGCAGCAGCGGTATCCGCGGACCGCGGCTGCCCACGATCCGGCCGGACAGCGGAGGGCACACCAGGGACAGCACTGCCATCGGCAGCAGGTGGAGCCCGGCGCCCAGGGCGCTCAGTTTCACCACGCGTTGCAGGTAGAGGGTGTTGGCGAAGAGGAAGCCGCCGAGTGCGGCGAAGGCGAACACCGCTGTCGCGGTGGCCCCGCTGAAGGGTGCGCTGCGAAAGAGCCGTGGTGCGATCAGCGGTTCGGCGCGCCGGTTCTCGTACGGTACGAAGGCGGCCAGCGCGCCCGCCGCGGCGACCAGGCAGGCCACGATCGGCGGCGAGGTCCAGCCTGCGCCAGGTGCCTCGATGATCGCGTACGTCAGGGTGCCGAGCAGGACGGCCACCAGCAACTGGCCGACCGGGTCGGCCCGTCCGACCCGCTCCGCGCGGGACTCCGGGACGTACAGTGCGGTGAGTGCCAGCGCGGCCAGCCCGATCGGCACGTTCAGCCAGAACACCGAGCGCCACCCGGCCGACTCCACCAGCACGCCGCCGAGGACCGGGCCGGCCGCCATGCTGAGCCCGACGACCCCGCCCCATACGCCGATGGCCCGTGCCCGGTCCCGGGGAGCGGTGAACGTGTTGGCGAGGATGGCCATGGCGACCGGAGTGAGCATGCTGGCGCCCACCGCCTGCACCGTACGGAAGACCACCAGCCACCCCGTGGTGGGCGCCAGGCTGCACAGACCGGACCCGACGGTGAACAGCACGAGGCCGAGGCGGAAGATCCGCCGGCGTCCGACGCGGTCGGCGGTGGCACCGGCGAGCGTCAGCAGCAAGGCCAGCACGATGGTGTACGCGTCGAGCGTCCACTGCAGGCCGGGGACGGAGGAGTTCAGGTCCCGCTGCATCGGGGGCAGGGCGACGTTGAGGATGGTGACGTCGAGACCGACCAGCAGCACGCTCAGGCAGCAGACGGCCAGGACCGGGGCGCGCCGTCCTTGCCCGGGCACGGTCATGTGGGTTCCCCCGTTCAGCCGTTGGGCCGGTTGACGGTGTGGGCGTCGGTGAAGTCCCAGATGGCAGTGAGCAGTTGCCCGGGGGTCTCGATCTGGGGCATGTGCCCGGTGCGGAGGAGGAGTTCGAACCGGGCGCCGGGGATGGCGGCGGCGAACGCCCGTCCGTACACGGTGTCGGTGACCTGGTCGCTCTCGCCCCATGCGACGAGGACCGGGTGCGTGACCTTGGCCAGGCGCTCGCGCAGGGTGGGGTCGGCCATGGCGTGCGGGCCCGAATAGACCTGCAGCGCGGCCCGGTTGGCGATCGCCGCCGCGCGCTGCTCGTCGGAGAACGTGCTGGGGTCGATGCGGAACGTCTCGACGTCGTGGAAGGAGAGCGCGGACAGTTCGGCGGGCGTCAGCGTGAAGGGGTCGGCGACCGGGTGGCCGGGCACGTGGATACCGGCGGCGTTGACGAGGACGACACCGCTGATCCGGTCGCTGCCGAGCAGTGCCATCTCGGCGGCGATCCAGCCGCCTATGGAGTTGCCGACGACGGTGACGTCGCTCAGGCCGAGTTCGTCCAGCAGCCGTACGTAGACCTGGGCGAGGGTGGGAACGTCGCTCAGCCAGCCGGGCCTGGCGGTGCCGCCGAAGCCGGGGTGGACGGGGGTGATGACGTGGGCCGGCCGCTGCTCGGCGAGGAACCCGGCGAACCCGGCGACGGTCTGCGGACCGCCGCCGCCGTGCAGGAGCAGGAAGGGGCGGCCCTCGCCACGCTCGTCGACGCTGTAGGCCAGGTCGACGTCGCCGGATTCGAGGGTGAGGGTGAGGGTGCGGGCGGTGTTGGTCATGGAGGTCTCCGTATCGGTTACTGGTGTGTGGGGTCGGTGGCGTGAGCCGGGTGCGCGTAGTCGGTGGCCGGAACCGTGGCGTACCGGCCCATCACCTCGACCGTCGCCTGCAGGGTCAGCTCCCGGCCGTCGGCGATCATGTCCCGCAGGTCGCGGAAGTACTGCACGTACAGGTCGGGCGTGAAGGTGTTGAGCATCACCGCGGGCTCGTCGCCGGGGTTGGCGAAGGTGTGCGGGGCGCCGGGCGGGATCATCGCGAGCGTGCCGGCGGGTGCGACGTGGGTCGTCTCGCCGATGGTGAAGTGCACGGTGCCGGAGACGACGTAGAAGCCCTCGTCGTGCCGGGCGTGGCGGTGCTGCGGCGGCCCTTGGGTATGCGGGGCGAGGGTGATCTCGCCGATGCCGAGACGGTGCCCGGTGGTGCTGCCGTCCTCAAGGATGCGGATCTGTGCCGGTCCCAGGCGGATGGTCTCGCCGTCGTCCGGACCCACCACGGAAGCCTCGTTCATTGGAGTCCCCTTCGTGAGAGTCGGCTCTCACGGAGGAGAGTAGAGAGCCAGGCCTCTTTATGCAAGTGGACTCTCATGATGAGAGTCGGCGATGATAAAGTGGCCATGTCATGGACGGGCGCGAAAGGGATGGAGCGATGGCGACGACGCAGACCGACACCGGCCGCAGCAACCAGAAGAGGCGCACGCGTACGGCCCTCGTCGAAGCCGCTCGCGAGCTGATCGCCTCGGGCGGCGAGGTGACGATGCCCGCGATCGCGCGCGCCGCCCTGGTCTCCGAGGCGACCGCCTACCGCTACTTCCCCGACCTCCCCTCGCTGATCAGCGAGGCTCTGGCGGGCGCCTGGCCGCCGCCCGCCGAGGCGCTCGCACCGGTCGCGGACTCCGCCGACCCCGCCGAACGGGTCGCCTTCGCCTGCGAGTACCTGCTGCGCGGCGTGCTCCTGCGCCAGGGCGCGGTGCGCGCCGTGATCGCGGCGACCGTCACCCGCCCCGAGACGGCGACCGCACGCCCCGGTGTCCGTTTCGGGCTGATCGACCACGCGCTCGCCCCCTTGGCGGAAACGCTGGGGGCGACGGACCCCGAAGCCTTCGCCCAGCTCAAACGGGACCTGGCCGTGGTCGTCAGTGCCGAAGCCCTGTTCACCCTCACCGATCTGTGTGGCCTCGGCCCCGATGACGCCGTCGCCAGCGCGGTGCGCACGGCGGCGACGCTGACCGAAGCGGCGGTGCGCGCGATCGCGAAGGGGTGAGCCGCGCGCGGGGGTGGGCCGCGCACAGGGGTGAGCCGCGCGCATGGGGAACGGCGTCACCGCCTGCTTCCACGTCCGCCTCGTCGCCACGGTCGGCACCGTCCGTCGGCTCATCCGGGCGGCCCGGTCGCAGAAGTGGGGCGCGGCGCGCTGCCGAGGACCTGCCGCACGTCCGCGCGGCAGGCGGACCGCCGCGACCCCGGCGATGGCCGTCGGGTCGATGAGCCACGTTCTGCTCAGTCCGGACGGCCGGCTGATGGCGCTTCAGGCCGGTGAGGACAAGGTCGAGATCCGGAACCTGCTCGAGCGAACCCGGCTCGGCACCCTGCCCGGCAACCTGGGCGGCTTCGCGAACACGGTCGCCTCCTCACCGGACGACACGACGTACGCCACCTATGACCGGGTGAGGAGCATCGGGTCGAAAGGCGGCATCAACTCGCTGAGGCTCTATGACCTGAGGACGGTGAAGCTGATCCGGAAGATGGACTTCACCCTCAAGGCCTCCCTGTTCATGATCTCCACGACGGTGGTGTTCCGGCCGGACGGGAAAGCCGTGACCGTCAGTCCGCTGCTGGGCACGGTGGCGGTCCCCTCCGGCAGGTTCCTGGTGCACGGCACCCCGGACCTGCGCCTCGACGGCTTGAGTCCCTGGGGCCTGCAGACACGCCGGCAGCTCGGTCCGGCCCTCACCGGCCCCGCCGACGCCATCGCGCTGACGACCTTCACCCGCGACAACTCCACCCTCGTCACCCTGGACGACAAAGGCGTCTTCCGGACCTGCACGGTCGCGCCCTCCCGGCTCGTCCGACCTGCTGATCGCGGCGGCTCTAGGATCGGATCCGTTGGGTGATCTCCGTGCGATCCCGGACTGGGGGACGAACCGCCTTGAACGACAAGCGAGTTGTCATAGTCACCGGTGCAGGCTCGGGCATCGGTGAAGCCACCGCCCGGCTGCTGGGCGAGGGCGGTCATCATGTGGTCGTCTCCGGGCGGCGGTCCGAGCCGTTGCGACGGCTCGAACGGGAGACCGGGGCGCTGGCGTACCCGTCCGACGCCGGCGACCCCGCTGCCGTCGACGGTCTCGTCCGAGCCGCTCTCGACGCCCACGGGCGACTCGACGGGCTGGTGCTCAACGCCGGGATCGGGCGCGGCGGTACGGCCGGCGACCTGGCGCTGGGGGACTGGGACGACGTGATGCGTACCAACCTCACCGGTCCGATGCTCCTGTTGCGTGCGGCGCTCCCGCACCTGGTGCGGGCGCGTGGAGCGGTGGTCGGGGTCGCGTCGGTCTCCGCGTTGCGCAACGGCGTGGGCAACGCCCCCTACGCGACGTCCAAGGCCGCCCTGCTGCAGCTGTGCCGCTCGGTCGCCGTCGACTACGGACGCCAGGGGGTGCGGGCCAACGTCGTGTGTCCCAGCTGGGTGAGGACGGAGATGGCCGACCGGCGCATGGCGCGGTTCGCGCAGGAGGCGGAGCTGGGACAGGGTGGCGCCGAGTCCGCCTACCAGCAGGCGACCGCGCTCGTGCCGATGGGCCGGCCGGGCGAGCCGCGTGAGGTCGCCGAGGCGATCGGCTGGTTGCTCTCGCCGGCGGCGTCCTTCGTCAACGGCGCGGTGCTGCCCGTGGACGGCGGGGTCACGGCCATCGACCCCGGCACCGTCGCGTTCGACTTCCACATCACCCCGCGCGACGGCACCGGTCGCTGACGCCCCCGCAGGTGCGGCGGGGTACGGCCCCGGCCGCAGGGGCAGGACCTACTCCACGGTGGCCCGTCCTCGGGCGGGCGCGGCCGGCTTCGTGAGGCCCGTGGGTACGGGCGCCGGGGCCGCCTCCAGGAAGCCCGGCGGGACCCGAGGAGGCCAGGTGCCGGCGGCCAGCATGCCGTAGGCGTGCGCGCGGGCGACGAGTGCCGCGCGGTTCGGCGCGCGCAGCTGACGCAGCAGGCGCCCCACGTGGTAGTCGATGGCCTGGCGGCTCAGATGGAGGCGGGAGGCGAGCTGGATGTTGGACGCGCCGGCCGCTATGCCCTCGAGGATGCGGGCGTGCAGCGTGGACAGCAGTGCTCGCGCCGGGGGCTGCGAGAGCGGCGACGGGTCCGGCTCCCCGACCGGGCGCACCGCGACGAGGTACGTCACGGGGGCCGGGGCACCGTCGGGGTGCTCGGCGGCGGTACCGGTGAGGTCCGCGAAGAAGGGGAGACCGGCGTACCCGAGTCCGATGACGCGTTCGGTGAAGTGGTCCTGGTCGCCGTCGGCCAGACGGGAGAACTGCCGGTCGAGGACCCGGGCCGCGCTGGGGTGCAGCAGATCGTAGAGATGACGGCCCCACAGCCGCTCCGCGCCGCTGTGGAAACTGCGGGTGAACAACGCGTCGGCGGCCAACACCGTGAGCGTGGTGCTGAGATGGGCCAGGCCAACCCGCGGGGGCGGCTCGGCCGTGTCGTGGTGGGAGCCGGTGGCGGTGCGCAGGAGGGGTGCCAAGAGTGCCTCCTCGTGAGAATGCTGGACCCGATGTCCGTTTGTCCGGTGAAGACCGCCACCGATCGCAAGCGATGCGTCTTATTCTGGCCGACCGACCGGATCCATGTCCGATCTCTGACACCTTCTGGCCATGGACATCAACTACCTGGCTGGATTTAACTGGTTCAGGCGGTCTGGTCGAGCACGTGGGCGCGTACCAGAGCACGGAGCATGCCGGCGCCGGTGGCCGAGGCCGTCACGTGGATCGCCGCGGCGACGCCCAGGTTCTCCGGCATCACGGAGTCGGCGGCGCGACCCGCGACGGCCGTGTACGCGGTGATCGGCAAGCTTCGCAGATTCCGGAGCGGCGCGCGGCGGGGCCGAATTCCGCTTGCCGCGTCACAGCGCGCCGGTGACCTGCTGGTACGTCAGACTCGTCAGTCCCCGTTCCGCGAGACCGGTTGTGAACACAACCGCCCACAAGAACGCGGCCATGGCAGTCCGCCGGAAGAGGATCTCCCTTTCGTCCGCGCGGATTCCAGTCCCTGTGGCCGGTTCCCTGGGTGCAATTGGCATGGTCGTCATTCTCGCCGTGGGCCCCGTCGCCCGGCGTCGGACCGCGGGACGATCCTCGGCTCCACCGATCGGCCGAGGCCATCCGTGCGCCCGGGCCGTCAGGCCGTGCTCCACCGTGTCAGCCGCGGCGGGCGCCCCGTCCCCGGCCGTACATACCGTCCAGGACACCTGGCGCTCCTGCTCGCGCAGCACCCGTCCGACGAAGGTGTGAACAGAGGCCAACTCGCCGGTATCGGCCCGGAAATACCGGGGGACGGTGACCACGCAGTGTGCCGCTCGGCTGTCCGGCCGTGTACACGAGAGCGGGACCGCACCGGCGGTCCCGCTCTCGAACGTGCTGTCCTCTGGTGGCCGTGAGCCGAATGGAACGCCGTGGCCCCTCAGAGCTTGCGGCCGCAGACGACGACGGTGTCCGGCCCCAGCATCAGCCGGTCCGTCGGCTCCAGGCCCACCTCGCGGAACCACCCCTCGTACTCGCTGCAGGTGTACACCATGCCCTCGCCGGAGGCGATGGTGTGGAAGTAGGCCGACAGGTACGCGGCCCGCAGCGGACCGGTCTCCTCGTCGTTCTGGAAGGGGGTCACGACGAACACGCCGCCACCCGTGGGCAGCGCCCGGGCGGCCTTGGCGAGCAGCGCGCGGACCCGGTCCGCCGACCAGATCTCCAGGAAGTGGGCGAACAGCACCGCGTCGTGACCGGCGGGGAACTCGTCCTGGAAGGCGTCGAGTTCGACCGTGTGCACCCGGCTCTCGAGCCCCGTCTCGGCGACCTTCTTGCGCGCGCTCTCCGCAACACTGGGCAGGTCGCCGATGGTGACCGACAGATCCGGCCATCTGCCGGCCAGGTTGGTGGCGTTGATCGCCGCGCCGCCGCCCACGTCGAGCAGGCTGCGGTACGCCGACAGGTCAAGCTTCTGCGTGATGTCCCCGGCCACCAGTGTGCTGACCGAACTCATCATGGTGTGGAACAGGTCCTCCAGGTCCGGGTTCTCCGCCAGGCGCCCGTACAGGGTGGGGGCGGTCCCGGGCATCTCCCGCAGCAGCCCCACGTTCGTGTCCTGCTTGAGCGCCTCGCCGAACCAGCCGATGGCCCGGTAGATGCCCTGCCGCTCCCAGGGCAGGTACGAGGCGGGCGCCTGGTCGGGCGCACCGCTGAGCGGCTCGCTCAGCGGCGTGTTGTGGTAGCCGTCGCCCTCCTTGCGCAGCAGGCCGGTCGCGGTGCAGCCGAGCAGCAGGATGCGCGTGGGCTGGTGGTTGAGACCTGTGTGCTGCGCTATCTCCTGCGCCGTCAGTCCGGGACTTCTGCCCAGCAGTGCGAAGATCCCCAGTTCGAACCCGGTGCTGAGGAACTGGAAGTGGTAGTGGGCCTTGATGAAGGGCCGCAGCGCCAGGTGCGCGTTGTCGTCCACGTGCGTCATCGGTGAACCTCCGAGAAGAGCGGTGAGTGGTGGCGCAGGGGCCGGCGGGTGGGGCGGGACGGCTCGTCGGGCCGGGTCAGGGTGCCGGTCGCCGGACCGGACCGGTGGCCCCGGAGCCCGGTGCCTGCCGTACGGCGGCGTCCTGCTCCTCCTCGACCGGGCCGGCCGGCCGCGGCCGCTCGCGCGCCGAGGTGAGCACCGCGAGCACCAGCACGGCGGCGCCGCAGCCCGCCATCACGCCCCAACTGATGTGACTGGCCCGGGGAAAGCCCGAGGCGAACGTTCCCCGCACCCGGGCGGTCGAGAGCGAGCCCAGGACGGCGACGCCGAGGGTGGCGCCGATCTGCCGGCAGGTGGAGGTGAGCGCGGAGGCCACCCCGGCCTGGGCCCGCGGCATCCCCGAGACGGCCGTATAGGTGATGGCGGGGTCCAGCATGCCGAAGCCCGCCCCGAACAGCACGTACGCCGGCATCAGGTACCAGACGGAGGTGTCCGCCGCGAGGTCCAGGAGCAGCAGCCCGCACCCCGCGGTGCCCGCGCCGGCGATGATCAGTGCCGTACGCGGTCCGCGGGCCGCGATGATCCGGCCCGCCAGCGGCCCGCACACGAGGGTCATGGCGGCCATCGGCAGGGTGAGCAGCCCGGCGTGCAGCGGCGAGTAGCCGCGTACGTCCTGCAGGAAGAGGGAGTTGAGGAACAGGAAGCCGGCCAGTGCCGCGAAGCCGCACACCGCCGACGCGATCGCGCCGCTGAACCGGACGTCGGCGAAGAACCGCAGATCGAGCACCGGTTCATGGCGGCGCCTCTCGTAGCCGACCAGCGCCGCGCAGGCCGCCGCACTCGCCGCGAAGCAGCCGACGATCGGCGCCGAGCCCCATCCTCTGGCCGGTCCCTCGATGATGCCGAAGGTCAGGGCGACCAGCACGACGATGACCAGGACCTGCCCGACCGGATCGAATCTGCGCGGATGCTCCGCACGCGACTCCGGTACGAAGAACACGGTCAGCAGCAGCGCGGCCAGTCCGACCGGAACGTTGATCCAGAAGATCGACCGCCACCCCACCGTCTCGACCAGGGTCCCGCCGACGACCGGCCCGAGGGCCAGACTGATCCCCGCCACACCGCCCCAGATCCCGATCGCCCGCGCCCGCTGGCGCGGATCGAGAAAGGTGTTGGTGATGATGGACATCGCGACCGGGTTGAGCATGGCCCCGCCCATGGCCTGGAGCACCCGGAAGACGATCAGCAGGCCGGTGTCCGGCGCCAGCCCGCACAGCAGCGAGGCCAGGCTGAACAGCAGCAGACCGCTCTGGAAGGTGCGCCGCCTGCCGAACCGGTCGGCCACCGATCCGGACAGCAGCAACAGACCGGCGAGCACCACGGTGTAGGCGTCCACGGTCCACTGCAGGCCCGACGCCGAAGCGTGCAGGTCCCGTTGGAGGGAGGGCAGCGCCAGGTTCACGATCGTGGTGTCGAGACCCACGATGAACAGGCTCGTGCAACAGATGGCGAGAATCGGCCACTTGCGGCGCAACTCGGACGGTTCCGGAGGCTTGGTGGTGGCGGGGGTGGAACTCATGATGTGGCGTGCGGCGCCGCGGCCGGCGATGGCTGTGCCTGGACGATCCGCAGTTCCGGGTGGGCGGTGCCGCCCTCGATGGCCGTGGAGGAGATGTGGGAGACGACGCGGTCGTCGACGGGGTCGTTCGCCGGGTCGTCGTGCACGACGAGGTGCTCGTACGTCGTGGCGCGCTGCGCCGGGACGCGGCCCGCCTTGCGGATCAGGTCGATGATCTCCAGACGGTTGGAACGGTGCCTGGCACCGGCCGAGGAGACCACGTTCTCCTCCAGCATGATCGAGCCCAGGTCGTCCGCGCCGTAGTGCAGCGACAGCTGGCCGACCTCCTTGCCCGTGGTCAGCCACGAGCCCTGGATGTGCCGGACGTTGTCCAGGAACAGCCGGGCGATCGCGATCATCCGCAGGTACTCGAACAGCGTCGCCTGCGTACGGCCCTTGAGGTGGTTGTTCTCGGGCTGGTACGTGTACGGGATGAACGCCCGGAAACCGCCCGTGCGGTCCTGCACGTCCCGGATCATCCGCAGGTGCTCGATCCGCTCCGCGTTCGTCTCGCCGGTGCCCATCAGCATCGTGGAGGTCGACTCCACGCCCAGCCGGTGCGCGGCCTCCATGATCTCCAGCCAGCGCTCACCGGACTCCTTCAGCGGCGCGATCGCCTTGCGGGGCCGCTCGGGGAGCAGCTCCGCGCCGGCGCCCGCGAAGGAATCGAGACCGGCCTCGTGGATCCGGGTGATGGCCTCCTCGACCGACACCCCGCTGATCCGGGCCATGTGCTCGACCTCGGACGCGCCCAGCGAGTGGATCACCAGCTGCGGGAAGGCGTCCTTGATGGCCTTGAAGTGCTTCTCGTAGTACTCCACGCCGTAGTCCGGGTGGTGGCCGCCCTGGAACATGATCTGGGTACCGCCCAGCTCGACCGTCTCCGCGCACCGGCGCAGGATGTCGTCCAGATCGCGGGTCCAGCCCTTCGCGGTGTCCTTGGGCGCCGCGTAGAAGGCACAGAACTTGCACGCCGTGACACACACGTTCGTGTAGTTGATGTTCCGCTCGATGATGTACGTCGCGATGTGCTCGCTGCCCGCGTACAGACGACGGCGCACCGCGTCCGCCGCCGCGCCCAGCGCATGCAACGGCGCGTCCCGGTAGAGGACGAGGGCTTCCTCGGGCGTGATCCGCCCACCGGCGGCGGCACGGTCGAGGACCGCAGTGGGATCGATGAGTTCCGTGGTGGACCGTGACATGGCCGGCGCCCTTTCTCGTGCCTCGGCGATGATGGTGGGGTTCAGGCGGGGCTCACTGTGCTTCGGTGCCGTCGAGCAGCCGCAGCCGTACGTCACGGGGGAATCCGGCCGCCTCGCCCCGGCCCGACGGGCGAACTCGGTGATGCCGGCCAGTTGGCGCGGGCCGAGCCGGAAGTCCAGCGCGGTGGTGAAGTAGCGGGCGAGCAGTCCGGGGTCGTACGGCACCCAGGACGAGGCCTGCCGGCACACCGTCTCCGTGTTCTCCAGCGCCGTGTCCCGGGCCGCGAGGAGTGCTCGGTGGACCATGTGGACCATGCCGGGCTCCCGCGCGAGGAAGTCCCGTCGGGCGGCGAACACGGCGAAGACGAACGGCAGTCCCGTCCACTCCCGCCACATCTGCCCGAGGTCGTGCACCTCGACGCCGTCGGTGCGGGCGTCGGACAGTGTGGCCTGCAGGGCGGGGTCGCCGATGAGTACCCCCGCCCGGGCCCGGGACAGCATCGTCGCCGGATCCGGGGGACACACGAAGTAGTCCGGCTTGACGCCCCGTTCGGACAGCAGCAGCTCCGCCAGCAGCACGGAGGTTCTGCTGGTGGAACACAGCGCCACGGGCGCGCCGTCCAACTGTTCCAGCGGCACGGCGCTGAGGATGAGACAGGACATCACCGGTCCGTCGCAGCCGAGCGCGATGTCCGGCAGCAGGACCAGCTCCTCGGCGTGCCGCAGGTACTCGGCCAGGCTGATCCACCCCATGTCCAGCTCGCCGGCCACCAGGGCGTTGCCGAGCCGGTCCGGGGTGTCGGAGACCAGCTCCATGTCGAGCAGGCCGCCGGTCCTGCCCAGACCCCAGTACAGGGGAAGGCTGTTCAGGAAGCCGATGTGGCCGACCCTCGGGCGCCGGGGAAGCCCGGGCGCGGACGGCAACGGATGCACGGTCGCGGGGAACGCCGCCATGACGGGTGACTCCTTGGCGCGATAGGGGCGGGCAGGGGGCAGCGGCGGGTGAGCAGGGGGCGGCTGCGGGTCAGTCGGCGTCGGGTCCGTACACCTCGACGCCGTCCGAGCGGCGCCGTACGTGAATGCAGTCGCCGGGGCACTCCTTGGCGGAGTCCACCACGTCACGCAGCAGCGGCAGCGGGACGGGGACGGCGCTCCCGGGTGTCAGGCACAACTCGTCCTCCTCGTCCTTGACATAGGCCAGACCGTCCACGTCCAGCTCGAAGACCTCCGGCGCGTACTGCACGCAGATGCCGTCTCCGGTGCACAGTTCCTGGTCGATCCAGACTTCGAGGTCGTCCTCGTCCGTCAGGGCAGTCATGGCGGTCCTTCCGGTCCCGGCGGTCGGTGGCTGGTTCACACGCGCATGGGCTGCGGGGAGTCGCGGCGGGCCGGGTCGGGGCCGTCGTACTCGCGGATGATCTCGTAGCGCGTGTTGCGCTCCACCGGACGGAAACCGGCGTCCCGGATCAGGTCCAGCAGGTCCTCGCGGGTCAGCTTGTTCGGGGTGCCGTAGTTGTCCGCGTCATGCGTGATCTTGTACTCGACGACCGAGCCGTCCATGTCGTCCGCACCGTGCTGCAGCGCCAGCTGCGCGGTCTGCACACCGTGCATCACCCAGAACACCTTGACGTGCGGGACGTTGTCGAAGAGGAGACGGGAGACCGCGAACGTCCTGAGCGCCTCCGCACCCGTCGCCATCTGCGTACGCGCCTGAAGACGGTTACGGACCTTGCCGTCCTTCATGTCCACGAAGTCGTGCTGGTAACGCAGCGGGATGAAGACCTGGAAGCCGTTCGTCTCGTCCTGCAGCTCCCGCAGCCGCAGCACGTGGTCCACCCGGTGCCTCGGCTCCTCGATGTGCCCGTAGAGCATCGTGCACGGGGTCCTGAGACCCTTCTCGTGCGCCAGGCGGTGGATCCGCGACCAGTCCTCCCAGTGCGTGGCATGGTCCACGATGTGCTGCCGGACCTCCCAGTCGAAGATCTCCGCACCACCGCCGGTCAGCGACTCCA
This region includes:
- a CDS encoding MFS transporter, which produces MTVPGQGRRAPVLAVCCLSVLLVGLDVTILNVALPPMQRDLNSSVPGLQWTLDAYTIVLALLLTLAGATADRVGRRRIFRLGLVLFTVGSGLCSLAPTTGWLVVFRTVQAVGASMLTPVAMAILANTFTAPRDRARAIGVWGGVVGLSMAAGPVLGGVLVESAGWRSVFWLNVPIGLAALALTALYVPESRAERVGRADPVGQLLVAVLLGTLTYAIIEAPGAGWTSPPIVACLVAAAGALAAFVPYENRRAEPLIAPRLFRSAPFSGATATAVFAFAALGGFLFANTLYLQRVVKLSALGAGLHLLPMAVLSLVCPPLSGRIVGSRGPRIPLLLAGAGITASGVLATAATRSAHPSDTLLYVTYALFGLGFGFVNAPITYTAVSGMPRAQAGVAAAVAATSRQVGSSLGIAVIGATVASGARPAAWWIIAGCGGAIVILGTVTTGRRAAATAERAAARLTPDPPRATADAPG
- a CDS encoding alpha/beta fold hydrolase, whose translation is MTNTARTLTLTLESGDVDLAYSVDERGEGRPFLLLHGGGGPQTVAGFAGFLAEQRPAHVITPVHPGFGGTARPGWLSDVPTLAQVYVRLLDELGLSDVTVVGNSIGGWIAAEMALLGSDRISGVVLVNAAGIHVPGHPVADPFTLTPAELSALSFHDVETFRIDPSTFSDEQRAAAIANRAALQVYSGPHAMADPTLRERLAKVTHPVLVAWGESDQVTDTVYGRAFAAAIPGARFELLLRTGHMPQIETPGQLLTAIWDFTDAHTVNRPNG
- a CDS encoding cupin domain-containing protein, which gives rise to MNEASVVGPDDGETIRLGPAQIRILEDGSTTGHRLGIGEITLAPHTQGPPQHRHARHDEGFYVVSGTVHFTIGETTHVAPAGTLAMIPPGAPHTFANPGDEPAVMLNTFTPDLYVQYFRDLRDMIADGRELTLQATVEVMGRYATVPATDYAHPAHATDPTHQ
- a CDS encoding TetR/AcrR family transcriptional regulator, giving the protein MATTQTDTGRSNQKRRTRTALVEAARELIASGGEVTMPAIARAALVSEATAYRYFPDLPSLISEALAGAWPPPAEALAPVADSADPAERVAFACEYLLRGVLLRQGAVRAVIAATVTRPETATARPGVRFGLIDHALAPLAETLGATDPEAFAQLKRDLAVVVSAEALFTLTDLCGLGPDDAVASAVRTAATLTEAAVRAIAKG
- a CDS encoding WD40 repeat domain-containing protein, giving the protein MGNGVTACFHVRLVATVGTVRRLIRAARSQKWGAARCRGPAARPRGRRTAATPAMAVGSMSHVLLSPDGRLMALQAGEDKVEIRNLLERTRLGTLPGNLGGFANTVASSPDDTTYATYDRVRSIGSKGGINSLRLYDLRTVKLIRKMDFTLKASLFMISTTVVFRPDGKAVTVSPLLGTVAVPSGRFLVHGTPDLRLDGLSPWGLQTRRQLGPALTGPADAIALTTFTRDNSTLVTLDDKGVFRTCTVAPSRLVRPADRGGSRIGSVG
- a CDS encoding SDR family NAD(P)-dependent oxidoreductase, with product MNDKRVVIVTGAGSGIGEATARLLGEGGHHVVVSGRRSEPLRRLERETGALAYPSDAGDPAAVDGLVRAALDAHGRLDGLVLNAGIGRGGTAGDLALGDWDDVMRTNLTGPMLLLRAALPHLVRARGAVVGVASVSALRNGVGNAPYATSKAALLQLCRSVAVDYGRQGVRANVVCPSWVRTEMADRRMARFAQEAELGQGGAESAYQQATALVPMGRPGEPREVAEAIGWLLSPAASFVNGAVLPVDGGVTAIDPGTVAFDFHITPRDGTGR
- a CDS encoding helix-turn-helix transcriptional regulator, whose protein sequence is MAPLLRTATGSHHDTAEPPPRVGLAHLSTTLTVLAADALFTRSFHSGAERLWGRHLYDLLHPSAARVLDRQFSRLADGDQDHFTERVIGLGYAGLPFFADLTGTAAEHPDGAPAPVTYLVAVRPVGEPDPSPLSQPPARALLSTLHARILEGIAAGASNIQLASRLHLSRQAIDYHVGRLLRQLRAPNRAALVARAHAYGMLAAGTWPPRVPPGFLEAAPAPVPTGLTKPAAPARGRATVE
- a CDS encoding methyltransferase → MTHVDDNAHLALRPFIKAHYHFQFLSTGFELGIFALLGRSPGLTAQEIAQHTGLNHQPTRILLLGCTATGLLRKEGDGYHNTPLSEPLSGAPDQAPASYLPWERQGIYRAIGWFGEALKQDTNVGLLREMPGTAPTLYGRLAENPDLEDLFHTMMSSVSTLVAGDITQKLDLSAYRSLLDVGGGAAINATNLAGRWPDLSVTIGDLPSVAESARKKVAETGLESRVHTVELDAFQDEFPAGHDAVLFAHFLEIWSADRVRALLAKAARALPTGGGVFVVTPFQNDEETGPLRAAYLSAYFHTIASGEGMVYTCSEYEGWFREVGLEPTDRLMLGPDTVVVCGRKL